The Gemmatimonas sp. UBA7669 sequence CGCCCGTTGCTGTCAACTCTCGCGAGGCGCGTGTTTGGCAGAAAGCCGGTTGTGAAGGTCCCGAATCCTCCTACCGGGATTGGATTGAAAACCGTTATCGTCGGTGGCAGCCGTCGCAAATGGGATACTGGCGCGGAGGCCCGTTTGAGTAAAGACAGGTCGAGCCTTACGATCTTGGCTTGCGCCACGTCATGAACCCAAAGTGCATTTGGAAGTTCTAGATCAGGCTCCAATGACACTGGGGAGATCAACGAGTGTCCACCTGGCCCTCTCACTCCAACTCGCCTCACAAGGCGACCGTCGCTCCTCGAAAAGACCACCAAAGGTTGGTAACTGGATTCGTCAAGAACCACCAGATAGTCACGAAGCACGACGATATCTATTGGTTTGGTCAGTTCTCCGGGGGCACCGACGTATGCAATGGCGTCCGATGGCTTTACTGTTTGCGCGGAGGAACGCTGCGGCACGGCCACCGCCGCGAGCCAACCGAAGCAGAGTAGACGAACACCCCGACTACGCACGAGCGAAAAGATGGCTGGTAAGCCTGAAAGGGCGTGTACGCTGTTGTTCACTTCTTCCTCGGCATGTCATAAACGAGGACGGCCGGCTCGGGATCGTGTCGGATGC is a genomic window containing:
- a CDS encoding BF3164 family lipoprotein, which encodes MNNSVHALSGLPAIFSLVRSRGVRLLCFGWLAAVAVPQRSSAQTVKPSDAIAYVGAPGELTKPIDIVVLRDYLVVLDESSYQPLVVFSRSDGRLVRRVGVRGPGGHSLISPVSLEPDLELPNALWVHDVAQAKIVRLDLSLLKRASAPVSHLRRLPPTITVFNPIPVGGFGTFTTGFLPNTRLARVDSNGRVMDAMGQPLGDEAHPISVRQEAYRSSLAVNLQKRRVLLASRHADRIDLYSFNGSLIATAARPRGFEPSYDVASGPKGPVMTSGRDLRFGYVDVSTTPHKIVALYSGLSRAEAKGTAQLGREIHTMDWDGRGFRRIYLPKPALAVSVSPNDKHVYALHLSPSPSVAVYHVQP